A genomic stretch from Erigeron canadensis isolate Cc75 chromosome 9, C_canadensis_v1, whole genome shotgun sequence includes:
- the LOC122582703 gene encoding DNA oxidative demethylase ALKBH2: MEAVGPNSNSNNPTQEEEEEESMINRNTNNKNNEGVVMKLEETDLGNASDVVYVPRFLSYEKSWEYFNYLDKNIPWTRPTIHVFGKPFLQPRDVCYIASKGLKELTYSGYTPRAYCWDDFPPVKEILDEVHIAFPGSHFNSLLLNRYNSGNDYVGWHADDEKLYGPHPEIASISFGCERDFFLKKRSTHNKKAQAEVEGEPSSKRAKKNNDVERHSFKLKHGSLLLMRGNTQRDWLHSVPKRAKAESARVNLTFRRVM, from the exons ATGGAAGCGGTGGGCCCTAATTCCAATTCCAACAACCCtacacaagaagaagaagaagaagaaagtatGATCAATAGAAacactaataataaaaataatgaggGGGTGGTTATGAAATTAGAAGAAACAGATTTAGGAAATGCAAGCGACGTCGTTTACGTGCCACGGTTTTTGAGCTACGAAAAATCATGggaatattttaattatttggaTAAAAACATTCCTTGGACCCGACCCACCATTCATGTTTTTGGCAAACCTTTTTTACAG CCCAGAGATGTATGCTATATTGCTAGCAAAGGATTGAAGGAATTAACATACAGTGGGTATACGCCACGTGCCTATTGTTGGGATGATTTCCCACCTGTTAAGGAGATCCTGGACGAG GTACATATAGCCTTTCCCGGGAGTCATTTCAATAGCTTGCTTTTAAATAGATACAACAGCGGTAATGACTATGTTGGTTGGCATGCTGATGACGAGAAGCTTTATGGACCCCATCCAGAAATTGCCTCGATTTCCTTTGGATGTGAACGAgactttttcttgaaaaaacGGAGTACTCATAATAAGAAAGCTCAAG CTGAGGTCGAGGGAGAGCCTTCCAGCAAGCGTGCAAAAAAGAACAATGATGTGGAGAGACACAGTTTCAAGTTGAAGCATGGGTCTCTGCTGCTTATGAGGGGCAATACACAACGGGACTGGCTCCATTCAGTGCCTAAACGAGCAAAAGCGGAGTCTGCACGAGTTAATCTAACATTTAGGCGAGTTATGTAG